Proteins co-encoded in one Ralstonia sp. RRA genomic window:
- the dnaA gene encoding chromosomal replication initiator protein DnaA, with product MQDFWHAASAQLESELTPQQFKTWIKPLTPLSFDEQACTLRIAAPNRFKLDWVKSQFSGRIQSLACDYWEMQVDVQFVLDPAAGQRQAAQQPAFAPAPMQPMAAQSIQPRQAAPAAMPAANSAALDAAAMRPAPAMYRENALATASHAVAEIDVPVMDATEVSAQSYRMPPQAPAMVTGLATPPQAPVDDTVHERSRLNQILTFDNFVTGKANQLARAAAIQVANNPGKSYNPLYLYGGVGLGKTHLIHAIGNFMLMENPRARIRYIHAEQYVSDVVKAYQRKAFDDFKRYYHSLDLLLIDDIQFFSGKNRTQEEFFYAFEALIANRAQVIITSDTYPKEITGIDDRLISRFDSGLTVAIEPPELEMRVAILMKKAQAENVTVPEEVAFFVAKHLRSNVRELEGALRKILAYSNFHGKEITIEVTREALKDLLTVQNRQISVENIQKTCADFYNIKVADMYSKKRPANIARPRQIAMYLAKELTQKSLPEIGELFGGRDHTTVLHAVRKIADERTKDAQLNHELHVLEQTLKG from the coding sequence ATGCAGGATTTCTGGCATGCGGCATCCGCTCAACTTGAGAGTGAGCTGACGCCGCAACAATTCAAGACGTGGATCAAGCCGCTGACGCCGCTGTCGTTTGACGAACAGGCGTGCACGCTGCGGATTGCTGCGCCTAACCGCTTCAAGCTCGACTGGGTCAAGAGCCAGTTCTCGGGCCGCATCCAGTCGCTCGCGTGTGACTACTGGGAGATGCAGGTCGACGTGCAGTTCGTGCTCGACCCGGCCGCCGGCCAGCGCCAGGCGGCCCAGCAGCCGGCGTTTGCTCCTGCGCCGATGCAGCCGATGGCCGCGCAATCGATTCAGCCGAGGCAGGCGGCGCCCGCCGCCATGCCGGCCGCAAACAGCGCCGCACTGGATGCCGCGGCCATGCGCCCGGCCCCCGCGATGTACCGCGAAAATGCGCTCGCCACGGCCAGCCATGCTGTGGCAGAGATCGACGTGCCCGTAATGGACGCCACCGAGGTGAGTGCCCAGTCGTACCGCATGCCGCCGCAGGCACCTGCCATGGTTACTGGCCTGGCGACGCCGCCGCAGGCGCCCGTGGACGACACCGTGCACGAGCGCTCGCGCCTGAACCAGATCCTCACGTTCGACAACTTCGTCACCGGTAAGGCCAACCAGCTGGCGCGCGCCGCGGCCATCCAGGTCGCCAACAACCCGGGCAAGTCGTACAACCCGCTGTATCTGTACGGCGGCGTGGGCCTCGGTAAGACGCACTTGATCCATGCCATCGGCAACTTCATGCTGATGGAGAATCCGCGCGCACGCATTCGCTACATTCACGCAGAACAGTACGTTTCTGACGTAGTGAAGGCTTACCAGCGCAAGGCGTTTGATGACTTCAAGCGCTACTACCACTCGCTCGATCTGCTGCTGATCGATGACATCCAGTTCTTCTCGGGCAAGAACCGCACGCAGGAAGAATTCTTCTATGCGTTCGAGGCGCTGATCGCCAACCGCGCGCAGGTCATCATCACCAGCGATACGTATCCGAAAGAGATCACCGGGATTGATGACCGCCTGATCTCGCGGTTCGACTCCGGTTTGACGGTGGCCATCGAGCCGCCCGAGCTGGAAATGCGCGTCGCCATTCTGATGAAGAAGGCGCAGGCCGAGAATGTGACCGTGCCGGAAGAGGTGGCCTTCTTCGTGGCCAAGCACCTGCGTTCGAACGTGCGTGAGCTGGAGGGCGCGCTGCGCAAGATCCTGGCGTACTCCAACTTCCACGGCAAAGAGATCACGATCGAGGTCACGCGCGAGGCGCTCAAGGATCTGCTGACCGTGCAGAACCGCCAGATCTCGGTGGAGAACATCCAGAAGACCTGCGCGGATTTCTACAACATCAAGGTCGCGGACATGTACTCCAAGAAGCGGCCGGCCAACATCGCGCGCCCGCGCCAGATCGCCATGTATCTGGCCAAGGAACTGACGCAGAAGAGCCTGCCGGAAATTGGCGAGCTGTTCGGCGGACGCGATCACACCACGGTGCTGCACGCGGTGCGCAAGATTGCCGACGAGCGTACCAAGGACGCCCAGCTCAACCACGAACTGCACGTGCTGGAGCAAACGCTCAAGGGTTGA